A single window of Rhizobium sp. SL42 DNA harbors:
- the gndA gene encoding NADP-dependent phosphogluconate dehydrogenase: MQQAEIGLIGLGVMGSNLALNIAEKGNRIAVFNRTTARTDEFLGEAGPLADRIIGCHTIEEFVAAIRPPRPIIIMIKAGEAVDQQIDALMPYLSKNDIMIDAGNANFRDTVARFARLDTTDFTFIGMGVSGGEEGARHGPSIMVGGREESWKRVEPVLTSIAAKYDNDPCVAWLGTDGAGHFVKTIHNGIEYADMQMIAEIYGILRDGLGKKAGEIGNTFGAWNKGRLNSYLIEITEKVLAAADPESGAPIVDVILDKAGQKGTGKWSVIEAQQMGIPATAIEAAVAARSLSSVKEEREAAQKIFGNPARVFKLEGGAIETDLELALFAAKIAAYAQGFAVMAAASKEFNWSLPMPTIARIWRAGCIIRSQFLDEITQAFTANPDAANLIVTPAFSAMVKQSLPSLRRVVAAAVTAGLPVPALASALTYFDAYAQARGTANLIQAQRDFFGAHGFDRIDGKPLHHGPWGSGA; this comes from the coding sequence GTGCAGCAGGCGGAAATCGGACTGATCGGTCTCGGAGTCATGGGCTCCAATCTTGCGCTCAACATTGCCGAGAAGGGCAATCGGATCGCGGTGTTCAACCGGACTACCGCGCGAACCGACGAATTCCTTGGTGAGGCCGGTCCACTGGCCGATCGGATCATCGGTTGCCATACGATCGAGGAATTCGTCGCCGCCATCCGCCCGCCGCGGCCGATCATCATCATGATCAAGGCCGGCGAGGCCGTCGACCAGCAGATCGATGCGCTGATGCCGTATCTGTCGAAGAACGACATCATGATTGATGCCGGCAATGCCAATTTCCGCGACACGGTTGCCCGTTTCGCGCGTCTCGATACCACTGATTTCACCTTCATCGGCATGGGCGTTTCCGGCGGTGAAGAAGGCGCTCGCCATGGTCCGTCGATCATGGTCGGTGGCCGGGAAGAAAGCTGGAAGCGCGTCGAACCGGTGCTGACCTCGATCGCCGCAAAGTATGACAACGATCCTTGTGTCGCCTGGCTCGGCACCGACGGCGCCGGCCATTTCGTCAAGACGATCCATAACGGCATCGAATATGCCGACATGCAGATGATCGCCGAAATCTACGGCATCCTGCGCGATGGCCTCGGCAAGAAGGCCGGTGAAATCGGCAACACATTCGGCGCCTGGAACAAGGGTCGCCTGAATTCCTACCTGATCGAAATCACCGAGAAGGTTCTCGCTGCCGCCGATCCGGAAAGCGGCGCGCCGATCGTCGACGTGATCCTCGACAAGGCTGGCCAGAAGGGCACCGGCAAGTGGTCTGTCATCGAGGCCCAGCAGATGGGCATTCCGGCGACCGCGATCGAGGCCGCCGTTGCCGCCCGCAGCCTGTCTTCCGTAAAGGAAGAACGCGAAGCGGCGCAAAAGATCTTCGGCAACCCGGCCCGCGTGTTCAAGCTTGAGGGCGGCGCGATCGAGACCGATCTCGAACTGGCGCTGTTTGCCGCCAAGATCGCGGCCTATGCTCAGGGCTTCGCCGTGATGGCGGCGGCATCCAAGGAATTCAATTGGTCGCTGCCGATGCCGACGATCGCCAGGATCTGGCGTGCTGGTTGCATCATCCGTTCGCAGTTCCTCGACGAGATCACCCAAGCGTTCACCGCCAATCCGGATGCGGCCAACCTGATCGTGACGCCGGCTTTCTCGGCCATGGTCAAGCAGAGCCTGCCATCGCTGCGCCGCGTCGTTGCGGCCGCCGTGACCGCCGGCCTGCCGGTCCCGGCCCTTGCCTCGGCACTGACCTATTTCGACGCTTATGCACAGGCACGCGGTACGGCCAACCTGATCCAGGCGCAGCGCGACTTCTTCGGTGCGCATGGTTTCGACCGTATCGACGGCAAGCCCCTGCACCACGGCCCGTGGGGCAGCGGCGCCTGA
- the ccoS gene encoding cbb3-type cytochrome oxidase assembly protein CcoS, producing the protein MNMLIFLIPIALFLGGLGLYAFLWSLKSGQYDDLDGAAWRVITDDDDHPAA; encoded by the coding sequence ATGAATATGTTGATCTTCCTCATTCCGATCGCGCTTTTTCTCGGGGGGCTTGGTCTCTATGCCTTTCTCTGGTCGTTGAAGAGTGGGCAATATGACGATCTCGATGGCGCGGCCTGGCGGGTGATCACCGACGACGACGATCATCCCGCCGCCTGA
- a CDS encoding cation-translocating P-type ATPase, protein MSCCAAGTEGALDIERAGHALPSSEEMKMSSREVGPGLFQVDLSVPAVHCGTCIVTVESALRALPQVERARVNLSTKRVSIVWRHSVDGVETDPVQLARAIASTGYDTHLFTAAEEASDALRNQLIRAVALSGFAATNIMLLSVSVWSGADASTRDLFHWISGMIAAPALIYAGRFFYQSAWSALKHGRTNMDVPIAIGITLSYFASIWETIHHGEHAYFDATASLLFFLLIGRTLDHIMRDRARSAISGLARLSPRGAMVVGSDGSRDYRPVEDIRVGDHVSIAAGERIPVDGLVIAGETDLDMSIVNGESAPISIRPGASVQAGTLSLTGSLTIKADATAKNSFLSEIIHLMEAAEGGRARYRRIADRAARYYSPAVHFLAIAAFVTWGLYDGDWKHAMMVAIAVLIITCPCALGLAVPVVQVVAAGRLFKAGIMVKDGSAMERLAEIDMVAFDKTGTLTLGRPRLIDGSRIEPGVFSIAAGLAVHSRHPLSQALWSAYGGQPFAFASVREVPGSGVEADGPSGLYRLGNRRFACAEAGERNGANVYSEVVLSLNGAEIGAFHFEDMLRPRAETAIQSLKASGLTLGILSGDRAPVVARLANQLGIEHWRAGLSPRQKAEACAQAAHTGQRLLMVGDGINDAPALAAAHVSMAPATAADVGRQAADFVFMRDGLDAVPFAIEASRRAGRLIRENFVLAIGYNVIAVPIALLGYATPLIASIAMSTSSLIVVANALRLNRLAMSAEGATGVARMPGEVAGPVAAERLAA, encoded by the coding sequence ATGAGTTGCTGCGCGGCAGGAACCGAGGGTGCGCTTGATATCGAGCGGGCAGGGCACGCACTGCCGTCAAGCGAGGAAATGAAGATGTCGAGCCGGGAGGTCGGACCGGGCCTTTTTCAGGTCGATCTCAGCGTGCCGGCCGTACATTGCGGAACCTGTATCGTCACGGTCGAAAGCGCCTTGAGGGCGCTGCCACAAGTGGAACGGGCGCGGGTCAACCTGTCGACCAAACGGGTCTCCATTGTCTGGCGTCATTCCGTCGATGGCGTCGAGACCGATCCGGTGCAACTCGCCCGGGCGATTGCCTCGACCGGATACGACACGCATCTGTTCACGGCTGCGGAGGAAGCATCCGATGCGCTGCGCAACCAGTTGATCCGGGCCGTGGCGCTATCCGGTTTTGCCGCGACCAATATCATGCTGCTTTCGGTGTCGGTCTGGTCCGGTGCGGATGCCTCGACGCGCGACCTTTTCCACTGGATCTCCGGCATGATCGCCGCCCCGGCATTGATCTATGCCGGCCGGTTTTTCTATCAGTCCGCCTGGAGCGCACTCAAACATGGGCGCACCAACATGGATGTGCCGATCGCTATCGGCATCACGCTTTCCTATTTCGCCTCGATCTGGGAGACCATCCATCACGGCGAGCACGCCTATTTCGATGCAACGGCGTCGCTGCTGTTCTTCCTGCTGATCGGGCGCACGCTCGACCACATCATGCGCGATCGGGCCCGTTCGGCGATCAGCGGTCTGGCGCGGCTCAGCCCCCGCGGTGCGATGGTGGTCGGTTCCGATGGTTCACGCGATTATCGCCCGGTGGAGGACATCCGGGTGGGCGACCATGTGTCCATCGCCGCCGGTGAGCGTATCCCCGTCGATGGCCTCGTCATTGCCGGCGAGACCGATCTCGACATGTCGATCGTCAACGGTGAAAGCGCGCCTATTTCCATCCGCCCCGGTGCCTCCGTCCAGGCCGGTACACTCAGTCTGACCGGTTCCCTGACCATCAAGGCTGATGCGACGGCGAAGAATTCCTTCCTGTCGGAAATCATCCATCTGATGGAAGCCGCCGAAGGGGGCAGGGCGCGTTATCGCCGCATCGCCGACCGGGCGGCCCGCTACTACTCGCCGGCAGTCCATTTTCTCGCGATTGCCGCCTTTGTCACCTGGGGCCTCTACGACGGCGATTGGAAACACGCGATGATGGTGGCGATCGCCGTCCTGATCATCACCTGCCCATGTGCGCTGGGCCTTGCCGTTCCGGTGGTTCAGGTTGTCGCTGCCGGACGGTTGTTCAAGGCCGGCATCATGGTCAAGGACGGGTCCGCGATGGAGCGACTTGCCGAAATCGACATGGTCGCCTTCGACAAGACCGGGACGCTGACACTGGGCCGGCCACGGCTGATTGACGGAAGCCGGATCGAACCGGGCGTCTTCTCGATTGCCGCCGGCCTTGCGGTCCATTCGCGTCATCCGCTGTCACAGGCGTTGTGGAGTGCCTATGGCGGCCAGCCATTCGCCTTTGCGTCCGTCCGAGAAGTCCCGGGTTCAGGTGTCGAAGCCGATGGTCCCTCCGGCCTTTACCGGCTCGGCAACCGGCGCTTTGCCTGTGCCGAAGCCGGTGAGCGCAACGGGGCCAATGTCTATTCCGAGGTGGTGCTCTCGCTGAATGGGGCCGAAATCGGCGCCTTTCACTTCGAGGACATGCTGCGGCCGCGCGCCGAGACCGCGATCCAGAGCCTGAAGGCCTCCGGCCTGACGCTCGGCATCCTGTCAGGGGACCGTGCCCCGGTCGTGGCGCGCCTGGCGAACCAGCTTGGCATCGAGCACTGGCGGGCCGGGTTGTCTCCGCGGCAAAAGGCAGAGGCTTGCGCGCAAGCAGCCCATACCGGCCAGCGACTGCTGATGGTCGGCGACGGCATCAACGATGCGCCGGCGCTCGCTGCTGCGCATGTCTCGATGGCGCCGGCAACGGCTGCCGATGTCGGACGCCAGGCCGCCGATTTCGTCTTCATGCGCGATGGTCTGGATGCCGTGCCGTTTGCGATCGAGGCTTCTCGCCGTGCTGGCCGGTTGATCCGCGAGAACTTCGTCCTGGCAATCGGCTACAACGTCATTGCCGTGCCGATAGCGCTCCTCGGCTACGCCACACCCCTGATTGCGTCGATCGCGATGTCGACCTCGTCGCTGATCGTTGTCGCCAATGCGCTGCGCCTCAATCGTCTGGCGATGAGTGCCGAAGGCGCGACGGGCGTCGCCAGGATGCCAGGCGAGGTCGCAGGACCGGTAGCCGCCGAGAGGCTTGCCGCATGA
- a CDS encoding FixH family protein, translating into MNQKTIKTFTFTGWHMLAAMVLFFGTIITVNFTMAYFATSTWSGLVVKNTYVASQQFNGKTSAIREMLATGIKGTLDVQPTQIRYRLMLPGDKPVVADSVTAHFKRPVGEHQDFQVVLTPAGDGLYVAEHAVLSGNWIVEMMAVQGGKTVMHEANRIAIAGE; encoded by the coding sequence ATGAACCAGAAAACGATCAAGACCTTCACCTTCACGGGATGGCACATGTTGGCCGCCATGGTGCTTTTCTTCGGCACGATCATCACCGTGAATTTCACAATGGCCTATTTTGCCACCTCCACCTGGAGCGGGCTGGTGGTGAAGAACACATATGTCGCCAGCCAGCAGTTCAACGGCAAGACGAGTGCCATCCGCGAGATGCTGGCGACCGGTATCAAGGGGACGCTGGACGTTCAGCCAACCCAAATCCGCTATCGCTTGATGCTGCCCGGCGACAAGCCGGTTGTAGCCGACAGCGTGACGGCGCATTTCAAGCGGCCGGTCGGCGAACATCAGGATTTCCAGGTGGTGCTGACACCTGCGGGCGACGGGCTCTATGTTGCTGAGCATGCTGTTCTTTCCGGAAACTGGATCGTCGAGATGATGGCCGTCCAGGGGGGCAAGACCGTGATGCATGAGGCCAATCGCATCGCGATTGCAGGAGAATAG
- the ccoG gene encoding cytochrome c oxidase accessory protein CcoG, producing MLADQNQVANGGDVERHDAEAVMSAKLRGPLYEARKKIFPKRAEGQFRRFKWIVMAITLGIYYLTPWLRWDRGAYAPDQAVLIDLAHRRFYFFFIEIWPQEFFFVAGLLVMAGFGLFLVTSAVGRAWCGYTCPQTVWVDLFLVVERFIEGDRNARIKLESAPWSPSKIGKRVSKHAIWLLIGVLTGGAWIFYFADAPSLAVDFVTGRAEPVAYMTVAVLTATTYVFGGLMREQVCIYMCPWPRIQAAMLDEKSLVVTYNDWRGEPRTRHAKKAAAAGAPVGDCVDCNACVAVCPMGIDIRDGQQLECITCALCIDACDGVMDKVGKPRGLIAYATLEEYQSNMALATNGGTTAIEPARVRNADGSFSDRVRHFDWRVIFRLRTLLYMFVWSAVGIGLIVTLLARDRLELNVLHDRNPQFVLESDGSIRNGYTIRILNMIAQPRDIIVSLEGLPDAVMKINGINEAPGRSFTVSVEPDEATTLKVFVTMPGDKIASDAEDVQFLAKDAASNEQDTYTAVFNAPGAKR from the coding sequence ATGCTTGCCGATCAGAATCAGGTCGCGAATGGGGGCGATGTCGAAAGGCATGACGCCGAGGCGGTGATGTCGGCCAAGCTGCGTGGTCCGCTTTACGAGGCGCGCAAGAAGATCTTTCCCAAGCGTGCCGAAGGCCAGTTTCGTCGGTTTAAGTGGATCGTCATGGCGATCACGCTTGGCATATACTACCTGACGCCCTGGTTGCGCTGGGATCGCGGCGCCTATGCGCCGGATCAGGCGGTGCTGATCGATCTCGCCCACCGGCGCTTCTATTTTTTCTTCATCGAGATCTGGCCGCAGGAGTTCTTCTTCGTCGCCGGTCTGCTGGTCATGGCCGGCTTCGGTCTGTTTCTCGTGACATCGGCGGTTGGCCGTGCGTGGTGCGGCTATACCTGTCCGCAGACCGTCTGGGTTGACCTGTTTCTTGTGGTCGAGCGGTTCATCGAGGGTGACCGCAACGCCCGGATCAAGCTGGAAAGCGCGCCCTGGAGCCCGTCGAAGATCGGGAAGCGCGTCTCCAAGCATGCGATCTGGCTATTGATCGGGGTTCTGACCGGGGGTGCGTGGATCTTCTATTTCGCCGATGCCCCGTCGCTTGCCGTGGATTTCGTGACCGGCCGCGCCGAGCCGGTTGCCTATATGACCGTCGCCGTGCTTACGGCCACGACTTATGTGTTCGGCGGGCTGATGCGCGAGCAGGTCTGCATCTATATGTGCCCATGGCCGCGCATTCAGGCGGCCATGCTCGACGAGAAGTCTCTGGTCGTCACCTATAACGACTGGCGTGGGGAGCCACGCACGCGCCATGCCAAGAAGGCCGCCGCTGCCGGCGCGCCTGTGGGCGATTGCGTCGATTGCAACGCCTGCGTCGCCGTCTGTCCTATGGGCATCGATATCCGGGATGGGCAGCAGCTGGAATGCATTACCTGTGCTCTATGCATCGACGCCTGTGATGGGGTGATGGACAAGGTCGGCAAGCCGCGCGGCCTGATCGCCTATGCAACGCTTGAGGAATACCAGTCGAACATGGCACTGGCGACCAATGGCGGAACGACGGCAATAGAACCCGCGCGGGTGCGCAACGCCGATGGTTCGTTCAGCGACAGGGTCCGCCATTTCGACTGGCGCGTCATCTTCCGCCTGCGGACGCTGCTGTACATGTTTGTCTGGAGTGCTGTGGGCATTGGCTTGATCGTCACGCTGCTTGCTCGTGATCGGTTGGAGCTCAACGTCCTGCATGACCGGAACCCGCAATTCGTGCTGGAATCGGACGGCTCGATCCGCAACGGCTACACGATCCGGATTCTCAACATGATCGCCCAGCCGCGTGACATCATCGTGTCGCTGGAAGGCCTGCCTGATGCGGTGATGAAGATCAACGGCATCAACGAGGCGCCGGGCCGCTCGTTCACCGTTTCCGTGGAGCCCGATGAAGCGACCACCCTGAAGGTCTTTGTCACCATGCCGGGCGACAAGATCGCCAGCGATGCCGAGGATGTGCAGTTCCTCGCCAAGGATGCGGCAAGCAACGAGCAGGATACCTATACCGCCGTCTTCAATGCCCCGGGAGCGAAGAGATGA
- the ccoP gene encoding cytochrome-c oxidase, cbb3-type subunit III, giving the protein MAEKHIDEISGVETTGHEWDGIRELNNPMPRWWVYTFYATIIWAIGYMVAYPAIPMLTSATKGLLGYSSRAEVAAELTSAKAAQSVYLDKIAALPLNEIVADPGLAQFAVAGGAAAFKVNCAPCHGSGAAGGAGYPNLNDDDWLWGGDLESLHTTIAHGIRYDGDADTRVSEMPAFVEIIEPEQVKQVAAYVVSLTGTPSNAALVEPGRQVFADNCAACHGEDAKGLRDFGAPNLADAIWLKAGTEAGIIAQINAPKHGVMPGWGTRLGDATVKQLTVYVHSLGGGE; this is encoded by the coding sequence ATGGCAGAAAAACACATTGACGAAATCAGTGGCGTCGAAACCACTGGCCATGAATGGGACGGCATCCGGGAACTCAATAATCCGATGCCCCGCTGGTGGGTCTATACGTTCTACGCGACCATCATATGGGCCATCGGCTACATGGTTGCCTATCCGGCAATCCCAATGCTTACCAGTGCTACCAAGGGGCTGCTCGGGTATTCGAGCCGTGCGGAGGTTGCGGCCGAGCTAACCAGTGCAAAGGCTGCCCAGTCTGTCTATCTCGACAAGATCGCAGCCTTGCCGCTGAACGAGATCGTCGCTGATCCGGGCCTTGCGCAGTTTGCGGTTGCCGGTGGTGCGGCGGCGTTCAAGGTCAACTGCGCCCCGTGCCACGGATCCGGTGCTGCCGGCGGTGCCGGCTATCCGAACCTGAACGATGACGACTGGCTTTGGGGTGGCGATCTTGAATCGCTCCACACCACCATTGCCCACGGCATTCGTTACGACGGCGATGCCGATACCCGTGTCTCGGAAATGCCGGCCTTTGTCGAGATCATCGAGCCGGAACAGGTCAAGCAGGTTGCTGCCTATGTGGTCAGCCTCACCGGCACGCCGTCCAATGCGGCATTGGTCGAGCCCGGTCGTCAGGTCTTTGCCGACAATTGCGCAGCCTGCCACGGCGAGGATGCCAAGGGTCTGCGGGATTTCGGTGCTCCGAACCTTGCAGATGCCATCTGGCTGAAGGCGGGAACGGAAGCGGGGATCATTGCCCAGATCAATGCCCCCAAGCATGGCGTCATGCCAGGCTGGGGAACGCGCCTTGGTGACGCAACCGTCAAGCAGCTGACCGTCTATGTTCATTCGCTCGGTGGTGGCGAATAA
- a CDS encoding cbb3-type cytochrome c oxidase subunit 3, with protein sequence METYTALRHFADSWGLLAMALYFVGVVVFTLRPGAKRLADEAASIPLKED encoded by the coding sequence ATGGAAACCTACACCGCTCTGCGCCACTTCGCCGACAGCTGGGGTCTGCTCGCCATGGCTCTGTACTTCGTTGGCGTCGTTGTCTTCACGCTGCGTCCGGGTGCCAAGCGGCTGGCCGATGAAGCAGCCAGCATCCCTCTCAAGGAGGATTGA
- the ccoO gene encoding cytochrome-c oxidase, cbb3-type subunit II produces MSILDKHVIFEKNGSLLLLGSLLVVTIGGIVEIAPLFYLENTIEKVEGMRPYTPLELAGRNIYIREGCYVCHSQMIRPFKDEVERYGHYSLAAESMYDHPFQWGSKRTGPDLARVGDRYSNEWHVQHLKEPRDVVPESVMPSYSYLQTTVLKVPDVGMELVANRRVGVPYSDEMVEQASADLAAQADPNADTEALLARYPKAKVGDFDGDPARLTEMDALVAYLQMLGTLVDFSTYDDATGYR; encoded by the coding sequence ATGTCTATTCTTGATAAACACGTCATCTTCGAGAAGAACGGGAGCCTTCTTCTCCTCGGCTCGCTGCTGGTGGTCACCATCGGCGGCATCGTGGAGATCGCACCTCTGTTCTACCTCGAAAACACGATCGAAAAGGTCGAGGGCATGCGGCCCTACACGCCGCTCGAACTGGCCGGTCGCAACATCTACATCCGCGAGGGCTGCTATGTCTGTCACAGCCAGATGATCCGTCCGTTCAAGGACGAGGTCGAACGCTACGGGCATTATTCGCTGGCGGCTGAATCGATGTACGACCATCCGTTCCAGTGGGGTTCCAAGCGCACCGGTCCCGATCTCGCCCGGGTTGGGGACCGCTATTCCAACGAATGGCATGTCCAGCACCTGAAAGAACCGCGCGACGTCGTGCCGGAATCGGTGATGCCGAGCTACTCCTACCTGCAGACAACAGTGCTCAAGGTGCCGGATGTCGGCATGGAACTGGTTGCCAATCGTCGGGTAGGCGTTCCCTATTCCGATGAGATGGTCGAACAGGCGTCCGCAGATCTTGCCGCACAGGCGGATCCGAACGCGGATACCGAGGCGCTTCTGGCCCGCTATCCGAAAGCAAAGGTCGGCGATTTCGATGGCGATCCCGCCCGGCTGACGGAGATGGACGCGCTTGTCGCCTATCTGCAGATGCTCGGCACGCTGGTCGACTTCTCGACCTATGACGATGCAACTGGTTATCGCTGA
- the ccoN gene encoding cytochrome-c oxidase, cbb3-type subunit I — MNYTIETMGMALLAFAALLGVAFAHDSLFAAHMWVAFFVLAGGTIIMLRRMKFAPTNGVVTAPSAPKSEYFDEVVRYGVIATVFWGVVGFLVGVVAALQLAYPDLNIEPWFNFGRVRPLHTSAVIFAFGGNALIATSFHVVQRTSRARLFGGNLGWFVFWGYQFFIVMAATGYLLGITQGREYAEPEWYVDLWLTVVWVAYLITFLGTLLTRKESHIYVANWFYLAFIVTIAMLHIVNNLAMPVSFLGVKSYSAFSGVQDALTQWWYGHNAVGFFLTAGFLGMMYYFVPKQANRPVYSYRLSIIHFWALIFMYIWAGPHHLHYTALPDWAQTLGMVFSIMLWMPSWGGMINGLMTLSGAWDKIRTDPIIRMMVIAIAFYGMSTFEGPMMSIKAVNSLSHYTEWTIGHVHSGALGWVGMITFGAIYYLTPKLWNRNRLYSMRLVNWHFWLATLGIVVYAAVLWVAGIQQGLMWREYDAQGFLVYSFAESVAAMHPYFVLRAIGGAMYLLGSLIMAYNVLMTILGYERQEAPISGSVAPAAVQPAE, encoded by the coding sequence ATGAATTATACGATAGAAACCATGGGGATGGCGTTGCTCGCCTTCGCCGCGCTGCTCGGGGTGGCTTTTGCCCATGACAGCCTGTTTGCGGCCCATATGTGGGTTGCTTTCTTCGTGCTGGCGGGCGGCACGATCATCATGTTGCGACGGATGAAGTTTGCGCCGACTAATGGCGTGGTCACGGCACCTTCCGCGCCGAAGTCCGAATATTTCGATGAAGTCGTGCGCTACGGCGTCATCGCCACCGTATTCTGGGGTGTGGTCGGCTTCCTCGTCGGCGTCGTCGCGGCGCTGCAACTGGCCTATCCTGACCTCAATATCGAACCCTGGTTCAATTTCGGCCGGGTGCGCCCGCTGCACACGTCCGCCGTCATCTTCGCCTTCGGCGGCAATGCGCTGATCGCCACCTCCTTCCATGTGGTGCAACGCACGTCGCGGGCACGCCTGTTCGGCGGCAATCTCGGCTGGTTCGTGTTCTGGGGCTATCAGTTCTTCATCGTCATGGCCGCAACCGGCTATCTGCTGGGTATTACCCAGGGGCGTGAATATGCCGAGCCGGAATGGTATGTCGATCTCTGGCTCACCGTTGTCTGGGTTGCCTATCTGATCACATTCCTGGGCACGCTCCTGACCCGCAAGGAGAGCCACATCTATGTGGCCAACTGGTTCTACCTGGCCTTCATCGTGACGATCGCGATGCTGCATATCGTCAACAACCTCGCGATGCCGGTCTCGTTCCTCGGCGTGAAAAGCTATTCGGCCTTCTCCGGCGTACAGGATGCTCTGACCCAGTGGTGGTACGGCCATAACGCGGTCGGTTTCTTCCTGACGGCCGGCTTCCTCGGCATGATGTATTATTTCGTGCCGAAGCAGGCCAACCGTCCGGTCTATTCCTATCGCCTGTCGATCATCCACTTCTGGGCGCTGATCTTCATGTATATCTGGGCCGGCCCGCACCACCTGCACTATACGGCTTTGCCCGACTGGGCGCAGACGCTCGGCATGGTGTTCTCGATCATGCTGTGGATGCCGTCCTGGGGCGGCATGATCAACGGCCTGATGACGCTGTCTGGCGCCTGGGACAAGATCCGTACCGACCCGATCATCCGCATGATGGTGATTGCCATCGCCTTCTACGGCATGTCGACCTTCGAAGGCCCGATGATGTCGATCAAGGCGGTCAACTCGCTCAGCCACTATACCGAATGGACCATCGGTCACGTTCACTCCGGCGCACTCGGCTGGGTCGGCATGATCACCTTCGGGGCGATCTACTACCTCACGCCGAAGCTTTGGAACCGCAACCGTCTGTACTCGATGCGCCTGGTCAATTGGCACTTCTGGCTCGCCACGCTCGGCATCGTCGTCTACGCCGCTGTTCTGTGGGTTGCCGGTATCCAGCAGGGGTTGATGTGGCGCGAATACGACGCGCAGGGCTTCCTGGTCTATTCCTTCGCCGAATCGGTCGCGGCCATGCACCCCTATTTCGTGCTGCGTGCCATCGGCGGTGCCATGTACCTGCTCGGCTCCCTGATCATGGCCTACAACGTCCTGATGACCATCCTCGGCTACGAGCGGCAGGAAGCGCCGATCTCAGGATCCGTCGCCCCCGCTGCTGTGCAGCCGGCTGAATAA
- a CDS encoding hemerythrin domain-containing protein yields the protein MLIQLRAYRQTENPPASSADIALTRRNHLDPSQGNLAGIGQPCQHTGGSRFFATRSGSTGGRQARDGPAADGALEMTEMQAKTTTQTSRTDELRTGTPQLSDGGESSLSWLRRSHGEQLALCKELEEIADSLPSNINRQKCIYAAKALGPLIKGGHHYEETVLFPQLQSSQGAPAHLAQTLERLKFEHFEDECFAEELTDALLKLGSGDAVNMEAVGYMLRGFFEGIRRHIAFEREHLLAGVSDKARGFDVN from the coding sequence TTGCTGATCCAATTGCGGGCCTATCGCCAGACGGAGAATCCTCCCGCATCATCTGCAGACATCGCATTGACGCGGCGAAACCACCTTGATCCAAGTCAAGGCAATCTCGCGGGGATTGGCCAACCTTGCCAACACACCGGAGGAAGCCGCTTCTTCGCCACCCGATCAGGGAGCACCGGAGGGCGGCAGGCGCGGGACGGGCCCGCCGCGGACGGCGCGTTGGAGATGACCGAGATGCAAGCAAAAACGACCACGCAGACATCCCGCACGGACGAACTCCGCACCGGCACGCCACAACTTTCAGACGGGGGCGAAAGCAGCCTGTCCTGGCTGCGGCGCTCGCACGGCGAACAACTGGCGCTGTGCAAGGAGCTTGAGGAGATTGCCGATTCGCTGCCGTCGAACATCAACCGGCAGAAGTGTATCTATGCGGCAAAGGCGCTGGGGCCACTGATCAAGGGCGGGCATCACTATGAGGAAACGGTGCTCTTCCCGCAGTTGCAGTCAAGCCAGGGCGCGCCCGCGCATCTCGCACAGACACTCGAGCGACTGAAATTCGAACATTTCGAAGACGAGTGTTTTGCCGAGGAGCTGACCGACGCGCTTCTCAAGCTGGGGTCGGGCGATGCGGTCAACATGGAGGCGGTCGGCTATATGCTGCGCGGCTTCTTCGAAGGCATCCGGCGCCATATCGCTTTTGAGCGCGAGCACCTGCTGGCGGGCGTGAGCGACAAGGCGCGCGGCTTCGATGTAAATTGA